Proteins co-encoded in one Thermomicrobiales bacterium genomic window:
- a CDS encoding cytochrome c oxidase subunit 3 — protein sequence MADHVLDHPTTTGLDNRKLGMWAFLASDCMFFGALIAGYMVSRNRSVVGPYPGDILNIPFTSLSSFVLLMSSLAMVLALSAIQRGKIHLFRVWVVTTALLGLIFLGGQIYEFTEFKHAGLGISTNLFGSSFFVLTGIHGTHVALGVIWLLSLFYGSFKKGLVTKSSSLNVEIAGLYWHFVDIVWIIIFTVVYLLPY from the coding sequence ATGGCTGATCACGTTCTGGACCATCCAACAACAACCGGTCTCGACAACCGGAAGCTCGGGATGTGGGCCTTTCTCGCCTCCGACTGCATGTTCTTCGGCGCGCTCATCGCCGGATACATGGTCTCGCGCAACCGGAGTGTTGTCGGGCCGTACCCCGGGGACATTCTGAACATCCCATTCACGTCACTGTCCAGCTTCGTCCTGCTGATGAGCTCGCTGGCGATGGTGCTGGCGCTCTCGGCGATCCAGCGGGGCAAGATCCACCTGTTCCGGGTCTGGGTTGTGACGACGGCGCTGCTGGGTCTGATCTTCCTCGGCGGGCAGATCTATGAGTTCACCGAGTTCAAGCACGCCGGTCTGGGCATCAGCACCAATCTGTTCGGTTCGTCGTTTTTCGTGCTGACCGGTATCCACGGCACCCACGTTGCGCTGGGCGTTATCTGGTTGCTGTCGCTCTTCTATGGGTCGTTCAAGAAAGGGCTGGTCACGAAATCCAGCTCACTGAACGTCGAGATTGCCGGCCTCTACTGGCACTTTGTCGATATTGTCTGGATCATCATCTTCACGGTCGTCTACCTGCTGCCGTATTAG